The Gemmatimonadota bacterium genome has a segment encoding these proteins:
- a CDS encoding DegT/DnrJ/EryC1/StrS family aminotransferase: protein MPVPLLDLVTQYQLIKDEIEPALRTVIERQGFIMGPEIPALEEAIASLMQIKHGVACASGTDALLLPLRALDLKPGDEVISPAFTFFATAGAIHNAGGTPVFVDIEPGTFNISPAAIEAAITPRTRAIVVVHLFGQMAAMEKIAPIAAKHSLAVIEDGAQSVGARRKVNGEWIQVGQLGTVATLSFFPTKNLGAWGDGGMMLTNDDALGARLARLRLHGGAKQYHHDEVGFNSRLDSLQAAVLLVKLRHLQEWNVARRANAEYYEQALGEIGQVVPPVVESANEHIWHQYTIQAERRDELMAHLKARGIGCAIYYPLPLHLQPCFADLGYKLGDLPVTEAAMQSVLSLPIYSELTRAQLDEVVQGVREFYA, encoded by the coding sequence ATGCCGGTACCGTTGCTCGACCTTGTCACTCAGTATCAGCTCATCAAGGATGAAATCGAGCCTGCGCTTCGCACGGTGATCGAGCGGCAAGGCTTCATCATGGGGCCGGAGATTCCGGCGCTCGAGGAGGCGATCGCCTCCCTCATGCAGATCAAGCACGGCGTCGCCTGCGCCAGCGGTACCGACGCGCTCCTCCTGCCACTGCGGGCCCTCGACCTGAAGCCCGGCGATGAGGTCATCTCTCCCGCCTTCACGTTCTTTGCTACTGCCGGAGCGATCCACAACGCAGGTGGCACGCCGGTCTTCGTCGATATCGAGCCGGGTACTTTCAACATCTCGCCGGCCGCCATCGAGGCGGCAATCACCCCGCGAACCAGGGCGATCGTCGTGGTGCATCTCTTCGGGCAGATGGCGGCCATGGAGAAGATTGCTCCGATCGCCGCGAAGCACAGCCTCGCAGTGATCGAGGATGGTGCGCAGTCCGTGGGCGCCCGCCGCAAGGTGAACGGCGAGTGGATTCAGGTCGGGCAGCTCGGCACGGTGGCCACGCTCTCCTTCTTCCCGACCAAGAACCTCGGGGCATGGGGTGATGGCGGGATGATGCTGACGAACGACGACGCGCTCGGCGCCCGGCTCGCCCGGCTCCGGCTGCACGGCGGGGCCAAGCAGTATCATCACGATGAGGTCGGTTTCAACTCCCGACTCGACTCGCTGCAGGCCGCCGTGTTGCTGGTGAAGTTGCGGCACCTCCAGGAGTGGAACGTCGCGCGCCGCGCCAATGCCGAGTACTACGAGCAGGCGCTCGGAGAGATCGGGCAGGTCGTGCCTCCGGTGGTCGAATCGGCCAACGAGCACATCTGGCACCAGTACACCATCCAGGCGGAGCGGCGGGACGAGCTGATGGCGCATCTCAAGGCGCGCGGGATCGGCTGTGCCATCTATTACCCGCTTCCGCTCCACCTGCAGCCCTGCTTCGCGGATCTTGGCTACAAGCTCGGTGATCTCCCCGTGACTGAGGCTGCCATGCAGTCCGTGCTCTCGCTGCCGATCTACTCCGAACTGACCCGTGCCCAGCTCGATGAAGTGGTGCAGGGTGTTCGCGAGTTCTACGCGTGA
- a CDS encoding HAMP domain-containing sensor histidine kinase gives MMTLATPRRPRQRYSRAELLLAAAFATVLLLVGLGSWTLWSTMVHHRASADETLMDHSSYIGLSYANSTQSETWFAVRTMLATAKDFAATGATAVSADSLAARSARDALGPGMVPVAPRLFFAGDSGHWRSLSAGIPVDSALTNRLELRLRDSIPRSGNFVGAVMIRGADTSLVFIEPMDVDGEWVGMEVPLPDFREKILMPPLERIVMSFRYLEDSLHPGSVRDTVAQPLSAEVATHGGTVLMRYGPATGTPWHAQRMILGSVGAHVTLWIEPAGVPVLMPGGYPPKPGPRVLAGIAIALLLVGGAAYLAWRTVALSRQREEFTSSVSHELRTPLTNIQLFAETLLMERARTPEERRTALETITRETRRLVHMVENVLAFSRVGRPSETLVRRSERVTRLVEDAVHSFGPLFRAHSITPAVTVTGPSHASVDGDAVRRILVNLLDNAVRYGPDGQAIIVNATHDGAALDLTVEDEGPGVPVVDRERIWQPFERGSPGADGGTGIGLAVVHQLVALHGGSVLVEDGRRGARFRVRLPLQSGEAE, from the coding sequence ATGATGACCCTGGCAACACCCCGTCGGCCCCGGCAACGGTACTCGCGTGCCGAGCTCCTGCTTGCTGCGGCGTTCGCCACGGTCCTCTTGCTGGTAGGTCTCGGAAGCTGGACGCTCTGGTCAACGATGGTCCACCATCGGGCCAGCGCCGACGAAACGCTGATGGACCACTCCAGCTACATCGGACTTTCGTACGCCAACAGCACGCAGAGTGAGACCTGGTTTGCTGTGCGCACCATGCTCGCGACAGCCAAGGATTTCGCGGCCACGGGTGCCACCGCTGTCTCGGCCGATTCACTTGCGGCCCGGTCGGCCCGCGATGCACTCGGCCCCGGGATGGTTCCGGTGGCGCCCCGCCTCTTCTTCGCGGGAGACTCGGGACACTGGCGCTCCCTCTCCGCCGGCATTCCGGTAGACAGCGCCCTGACCAACCGGCTCGAACTCAGGCTCCGGGATTCGATCCCGCGGAGCGGCAATTTTGTCGGCGCAGTGATGATCCGGGGCGCCGACACCTCGCTGGTTTTCATCGAACCAATGGACGTCGATGGCGAATGGGTCGGGATGGAAGTCCCCCTCCCCGACTTCCGTGAAAAAATCCTGATGCCGCCACTCGAGCGCATCGTGATGAGTTTCCGCTATCTCGAGGATTCGCTTCATCCAGGGTCGGTGCGCGATACCGTTGCCCAGCCCCTGTCAGCTGAAGTCGCGACGCACGGTGGTACCGTGCTGATGCGCTACGGCCCAGCCACCGGGACACCGTGGCACGCGCAGCGGATGATCCTCGGCAGCGTCGGTGCGCACGTCACCCTCTGGATCGAACCCGCTGGTGTGCCGGTGCTGATGCCTGGCGGATACCCACCGAAGCCCGGACCACGGGTCCTCGCGGGAATCGCGATCGCCCTGCTGCTTGTAGGTGGCGCTGCGTATCTGGCGTGGCGCACCGTGGCGCTCTCGCGGCAGCGCGAGGAGTTCACCTCCAGCGTCTCACACGAATTGCGCACTCCGCTCACCAACATCCAGCTCTTCGCCGAGACCCTCCTCATGGAGCGCGCGCGGACGCCGGAAGAACGCCGTACGGCCCTCGAGACCATCACCCGGGAGACTAGGCGCCTTGTGCACATGGTCGAGAACGTGCTGGCGTTCTCGCGCGTCGGTCGGCCGTCGGAGACGCTGGTGCGTCGCTCCGAGCGCGTCACCCGACTGGTCGAGGATGCGGTGCATTCGTTCGGACCGCTCTTCCGCGCGCACAGCATCACCCCGGCGGTGACGGTCACCGGGCCGTCACACGCGTCGGTGGACGGCGACGCCGTGCGGCGGATCCTCGTCAACCTGCTCGACAATGCAGTGCGATATGGCCCCGACGGTCAGGCCATCATCGTCAACGCGACCCACGACGGCGCCGCCCTCGACCTCACCGTCGAAGATGAAGGGCCTGGGGTACCGGTGGTGGATCGGGAGCGGATCTGGCAGCCGTTCGAGCGTGGCAGCCCTGGCGCAGACGGCGGGACAGGAATCGGGCTGGCGGTCGTCCACCAGCTCGTGGCACTGCACGGCGGCAGTGTCCTGGTCGAGGACGGCCGCCGTGGTGCCCGGTTCCGGGTTCGACTGCCCCTTCAGAGCGGAGAAGCGGAATGA
- a CDS encoding Gfo/Idh/MocA family oxidoreductase, with protein MVGAAPIAGRRIRVAVVGCGRIAGNHFEAFEAHAGECEVVAVCDSDPDALSRAAARTGAKAFRSLDDLLAGSDADLIVLATPSGLHAAQAIACADAGRHVVTEKPMATRWADGKAMVAACDRADRHLFVVKQNRRNATVQLLKRAIEAGRFGRIYMVSVNVFWSRPQSYYDSAPWRGTWEFDGGAFMNQASHYVDLLDWLVGPVESVQAYTATLARTIEVEDSGVLSIKWRNGALGTMAVTMLTYPKNLEGSITILGEHGTVRLGGVAVNRIDHWEFADEHPDDAAVTDASYATTSVYGHGHRSYYENVFAVLRGNAQPDTDGREGLHSLELLIATYLAARDGRRVALPLEY; from the coding sequence ATGGTCGGTGCGGCGCCGATTGCCGGGCGGCGCATTCGCGTGGCCGTGGTCGGGTGCGGGCGGATCGCCGGCAACCACTTCGAGGCCTTCGAGGCGCATGCGGGTGAGTGCGAGGTCGTTGCCGTCTGCGATTCGGATCCGGATGCCCTGTCGCGGGCGGCCGCACGCACCGGGGCCAAGGCGTTCCGCAGTCTGGACGACCTGCTGGCCGGCTCCGACGCGGACCTGATCGTGCTGGCCACGCCCAGCGGGCTGCACGCCGCGCAGGCGATCGCCTGTGCCGACGCGGGTCGACACGTCGTCACCGAGAAACCGATGGCGACGCGGTGGGCGGATGGCAAGGCGATGGTGGCCGCCTGCGACCGCGCCGATCGTCATCTCTTCGTGGTGAAGCAGAATCGCCGCAATGCAACCGTACAGCTGCTCAAGCGCGCGATCGAAGCGGGTCGGTTCGGCCGGATCTACATGGTCTCGGTCAACGTCTTCTGGAGCCGGCCGCAATCGTACTACGACAGCGCACCGTGGCGCGGGACCTGGGAGTTCGATGGCGGCGCCTTCATGAACCAGGCCAGCCACTACGTCGACCTGCTCGACTGGCTCGTCGGGCCGGTCGAGAGCGTCCAGGCGTACACGGCGACGCTCGCGCGCACCATCGAGGTGGAAGACTCCGGGGTGCTCTCGATCAAGTGGCGCAACGGCGCGCTCGGGACGATGGCCGTCACGATGCTGACCTACCCCAAGAATCTCGAAGGATCGATCACCATCCTCGGGGAGCACGGTACCGTCCGCCTCGGCGGAGTCGCCGTGAACCGGATCGATCATTGGGAGTTTGCCGATGAGCATCCCGATGATGCCGCCGTCACCGATGCGAGCTACGCCACGACCTCGGTCTACGGACACGGTCACCGCAGCTATTACGAAAACGTTTTTGCAGTACTGCGCGGCAACGCGCAGCCGGACACGGATGGCCGCGAGGGCCTCCATTCGCTCGAATTGCTGATCGCCACGTACCTCGCTGCCCGTGATGGGCGGCGGGTCGCCTTGCCGCTGGAGTACTGA
- a CDS encoding TonB-dependent receptor, producing MQQPGRTPFAHALRRAVCLATCAVSFTAALSAQSTGKLEGRIRDQSGQPVANARVLIVGSSASATANPQGYYFFNNVPAGDVSVRVSYVGFKPKEITGVKILSGQTITQDVALEQTPVAVQEIQVIAASNALVPRDQVTSKQLVDGSFTDKLPVDRVNGVLALQPGVSAAPGGGTLSVRGGRSDENSTFIDGVPVARGNRGTGSGRGLGATAPGNTAPDATISVSTNAFEDASVTTGASSAEFGNAQGGVIAITTRSGGSRFSGNLGYETDQFSGQRYSNGFNRLQASLGGPVLKDLTFFVGGTLEGQTTATQGYKGWEVPGFVRAGVDTSYSVARTRNDPASDTTMVSVYKYAMFRGECDNALVANAADADMRNNYGYSCHGNQNPFAPTTNLQLTSKLNYSFGQGSRLALSFLTNNSQTRGQRGADLTLGTQVRNNVATLNWTQTLRKNSSRAIALDAYLSYQWDRSIASPLTAASEESSRDPFNGWQLKGYDFLYGFKQFAVTDELVRNYRLNQSNTPITILDRANVSQYGGNPVYGNVGGAVVLPDGVGALAGGGGNVAATLNTASENRLLGKANLDWQLDRYNRLKFGGEYTKYTTSTYSVAANGQAFSDIWLAHPTRYNVFAEDRLDLGDVVLVGGLRYDYFKVGASKWKDFPRISSAPGFTPDNLDNYLEEYKKHDYFSPHIQVAFPVTDRTNFRLSYAQQVQQPDFSVVLFGSNTDLSITNTNNNYGTDLDFGKSIIFEFGVRHAFSDDMVLDVTVYNKDNLANAAGRLIPLTDPIGDARNDIRLQVNQDFGNTRGLDLRLDRRFGNIFNGVLSYSFQDAKNTGSNPFSFINFGSRIISGLGGSNTPPPQAAQPLGTSRPHNIAGQAAFTFPPDYKSGTVVGSIMKKVGLFTTFRYASGTPYTRCSTEDEGSINVLSGAPCAKELAGDFNAARLPAYKEFNLRVTKGFSVGKLDFTAYGDARNLFNIQNIAQVFTATGSAVSATSRARAWSADSTAFADFASANGAYESRSGNIALPASNAACGNYADASGNSAGPTCYYYRKSEQRFGNGDGVYTLAEQRRASDNFRAPATHISNFAFPGRQVRFGMEVNF from the coding sequence ATGCAACAGCCTGGTAGGACCCCCTTCGCACACGCGCTTCGGCGCGCGGTGTGTCTGGCGACGTGTGCCGTAAGCTTTACTGCGGCACTCTCGGCCCAATCCACCGGCAAGCTGGAGGGACGTATTCGCGACCAGAGCGGCCAACCGGTCGCGAATGCGCGTGTCCTGATCGTCGGCAGTTCGGCCTCGGCCACGGCCAATCCACAGGGATACTACTTCTTCAACAACGTGCCCGCCGGCGATGTCTCGGTGCGGGTGTCCTACGTCGGCTTCAAGCCCAAGGAGATCACTGGCGTCAAGATCCTGTCCGGTCAGACCATTACGCAAGACGTAGCGCTCGAGCAGACGCCGGTGGCCGTGCAGGAAATTCAGGTCATCGCCGCGAGTAACGCGCTGGTCCCGCGAGACCAGGTGACCTCGAAGCAGCTCGTCGACGGCTCCTTCACTGACAAGCTTCCGGTCGACCGCGTCAACGGCGTCCTCGCCCTCCAGCCGGGTGTTTCCGCGGCGCCGGGCGGCGGAACCCTGTCCGTTCGAGGTGGCCGGAGCGACGAGAACAGTACCTTCATCGACGGTGTGCCAGTCGCTCGCGGCAATCGCGGCACCGGTTCAGGTCGAGGACTCGGCGCGACCGCACCGGGCAACACGGCCCCCGACGCCACCATCAGTGTGAGCACCAACGCCTTCGAGGACGCCTCCGTCACGACCGGCGCCTCCTCTGCGGAATTCGGGAATGCGCAGGGCGGTGTCATCGCGATCACCACCCGAAGCGGCGGATCGCGCTTCTCCGGCAATCTGGGCTATGAGACCGACCAGTTTTCCGGACAGCGGTATTCCAACGGCTTCAACCGCTTGCAGGCCTCCCTCGGCGGGCCCGTCCTGAAGGACCTGACGTTCTTTGTCGGTGGGACGCTGGAAGGCCAGACGACCGCGACGCAGGGCTACAAGGGTTGGGAAGTACCGGGCTTCGTCCGTGCCGGGGTAGACACCAGCTACTCGGTCGCGCGGACCCGCAACGATCCGGCGTCGGATACCACGATGGTCTCCGTCTACAAGTACGCAATGTTCCGGGGTGAGTGCGACAATGCCCTGGTGGCCAACGCCGCCGACGCGGACATGCGCAACAACTACGGCTACAGCTGTCACGGCAACCAGAATCCGTTCGCGCCAACGACGAACCTGCAGCTCACGAGCAAGCTCAACTATTCGTTCGGTCAGGGTTCGCGCCTGGCGCTGTCGTTCCTGACCAACAACAGCCAGACCCGCGGCCAGCGCGGCGCCGACCTGACTCTCGGCACGCAGGTGCGCAACAATGTCGCGACGCTGAACTGGACCCAGACGCTTCGCAAGAATTCATCGCGGGCGATCGCGCTGGATGCCTACCTCTCCTACCAGTGGGACCGCTCGATCGCGTCGCCACTCACGGCGGCCTCGGAAGAGTCGAGTCGTGACCCGTTCAACGGCTGGCAGCTGAAGGGGTACGACTTCCTGTATGGCTTCAAGCAGTTCGCGGTCACTGACGAACTCGTGCGCAACTACCGCCTGAACCAGAGCAACACCCCGATCACGATCCTCGACCGTGCCAATGTGTCCCAGTACGGCGGCAACCCGGTATACGGCAATGTCGGCGGCGCCGTGGTGCTTCCCGATGGCGTCGGTGCCCTGGCTGGCGGCGGCGGTAACGTGGCCGCGACCCTCAACACGGCGAGCGAGAACCGTCTCCTTGGGAAGGCGAACCTCGACTGGCAGCTCGACCGGTACAACCGGCTCAAGTTCGGCGGCGAATACACGAAGTACACGACCAGTACCTACAGTGTCGCGGCCAACGGTCAGGCCTTCTCGGACATCTGGCTCGCCCACCCGACACGCTATAACGTGTTTGCCGAGGACCGCCTCGATCTCGGCGATGTCGTGCTCGTCGGCGGCCTGCGCTATGACTACTTCAAGGTCGGCGCCAGCAAGTGGAAGGACTTCCCGCGCATCTCGTCGGCGCCGGGATTCACGCCGGACAACCTCGACAACTACCTCGAGGAGTACAAGAAGCACGACTATTTCTCGCCGCACATCCAGGTGGCCTTCCCGGTCACGGATCGTACCAACTTCCGGCTGTCCTATGCCCAGCAGGTCCAGCAGCCGGACTTCTCCGTCGTGTTGTTCGGGTCGAACACCGACCTGTCCATCACCAACACGAACAACAACTACGGCACCGATCTCGACTTCGGCAAGTCGATCATCTTCGAGTTCGGCGTCCGTCACGCCTTCAGCGATGACATGGTGCTCGACGTCACCGTGTACAACAAGGACAACCTGGCCAATGCTGCGGGTCGACTGATTCCGCTGACGGATCCGATCGGAGACGCGCGCAACGACATCCGGCTGCAGGTCAACCAGGACTTCGGCAATACCCGTGGTCTGGATCTGCGTCTCGATCGCCGCTTCGGCAACATCTTCAACGGCGTGCTGAGCTACTCCTTCCAGGATGCCAAGAACACCGGCTCGAATCCGTTCTCGTTCATCAACTTCGGGTCACGGATCATCTCGGGCCTCGGCGGCTCGAACACCCCGCCGCCCCAGGCGGCCCAGCCGCTCGGCACCTCGCGCCCGCATAACATCGCGGGACAGGCGGCCTTCACGTTCCCGCCCGATTACAAGAGCGGGACCGTGGTCGGCAGCATCATGAAGAAGGTCGGCCTCTTCACGACCTTCCGGTACGCATCGGGAACGCCGTACACCCGCTGCTCGACCGAGGACGAAGGCTCGATCAACGTGCTCTCGGGCGCTCCTTGCGCCAAGGAGCTTGCGGGCGACTTCAACGCCGCCAGGCTTCCGGCCTACAAGGAGTTCAATCTCCGGGTCACCAAGGGCTTCTCGGTCGGGAAGCTCGATTTCACCGCCTATGGTGACGCGCGCAACCTGTTCAACATCCAGAACATTGCGCAGGTCTTCACGGCGACGGGTAGCGCCGTCAGCGCCACTTCGCGCGCGCGTGCCTGGTCGGCCGACTCGACCGCCTTCGCGGATTTTGCCTCGGCGAACGGTGCCTATGAGAGCCGGAGCGGAAACATTGCCCTGCCAGCGTCGAATGCAGCCTGCGGCAACTACGCAGATGCTTCCGGCAATTCTGCCGGGCCGACGTGCTATTACTACCGCAAGTCCGAGCAGCGCTTCGGCAATGGCGACGGCGTCTATACGCTGGCAGAGCAGCGGCGTGCGTCGGATAACTTCCGGGCCCCCGCGACCCATATCTCGAATTTCGCGTTCCCGGGGCGTCAGGTTCGGTTTGGCATGGAAGTCAACTTCTAG
- a CDS encoding nucleotide sugar dehydrogenase, producing MTLAQDLIARAEKRDITFGIVGLGYVGLPLAVELGRAGFKVLGYDITQRVVDGLNAGQSHIKDIASSEVAELRAKNLFEATTDPLRLGEADAISICVPTPLSKYKDPDVSFIVAATEAIKATLRRGQVIILESTTYPGTTREIMLPALESTGLTVGEDFFLAFSPERVDPGNPKYGTRNTPKVVGGITPDCHKVACAMYAPAIDTLVPVSTTEAAELVKLLENTFRSVNIGLVNEMAIVCDKLGVDVWEVIEAAATKPFGFMKFLPGPGLGGHCIPIDPHYLAWKMRGLNYKTRFIDLAGELNSEMPLFWVRKLMEELNDHAKAIKGAKVLVMGVAYKKDIEDLRESPALDILGLLHQYGADVSYHDPYVPHFSEAGHDYKSVPLTEAAVKNADAVLVVTDHASIDWALVKRNARLVVDTRNIMAKVG from the coding sequence ATGACGCTTGCCCAGGACCTCATTGCCCGCGCCGAAAAGCGCGACATCACGTTCGGAATCGTCGGGCTCGGGTACGTCGGGCTCCCGCTCGCCGTCGAACTCGGCCGCGCCGGCTTCAAGGTGCTAGGCTACGACATCACGCAGCGCGTGGTCGATGGGCTGAACGCCGGCCAGTCGCACATCAAGGACATCGCCAGCAGCGAAGTCGCCGAACTTCGTGCGAAGAATCTGTTCGAGGCAACCACTGACCCGCTGCGACTGGGCGAGGCAGATGCAATCTCGATCTGCGTGCCGACGCCGCTGTCGAAGTACAAGGACCCTGATGTCTCGTTCATCGTCGCGGCAACCGAAGCCATCAAGGCGACGCTGCGCCGGGGCCAGGTCATCATCCTCGAGAGCACGACGTATCCCGGGACCACGCGGGAGATCATGCTGCCGGCGCTGGAGAGCACGGGGTTGACGGTCGGCGAGGACTTCTTCCTCGCCTTCTCGCCGGAGCGTGTCGATCCGGGCAATCCCAAGTATGGCACCCGGAACACGCCGAAAGTGGTTGGGGGCATCACCCCAGACTGTCACAAGGTCGCCTGCGCGATGTATGCGCCGGCCATCGACACGCTGGTGCCGGTGAGTACCACGGAGGCGGCCGAGCTCGTGAAGCTGCTCGAAAACACTTTCCGCAGTGTCAACATCGGGCTCGTCAACGAGATGGCGATTGTCTGCGACAAGCTCGGCGTCGATGTGTGGGAAGTCATCGAGGCGGCGGCGACCAAGCCCTTCGGCTTCATGAAGTTCCTCCCCGGCCCGGGACTCGGCGGACATTGCATCCCCATCGACCCGCACTATCTCGCGTGGAAGATGCGCGGCCTGAACTACAAGACGCGATTCATCGATCTTGCGGGCGAACTCAACAGCGAGATGCCGCTGTTCTGGGTCCGCAAGCTGATGGAAGAACTGAACGACCACGCGAAGGCGATCAAGGGCGCGAAGGTGCTCGTGATGGGCGTCGCATACAAGAAGGACATCGAGGATCTCCGCGAGAGTCCCGCGCTCGATATTCTCGGGCTGCTGCATCAGTATGGTGCCGACGTGTCGTATCACGATCCGTATGTGCCGCACTTCTCCGAGGCCGGTCACGACTACAAGTCGGTTCCGCTCACCGAAGCCGCTGTCAAGAATGCCGACGCGGTCCTGGTCGTGACCGACCACGCGAGCATCGACTGGGCTCTGGTCAAGCGGAACGCCCGGCTCGTCGTCGACACGCGGAACATCATGGCGAAGGTGGGTTGA
- a CDS encoding acyltransferase: protein MAGFFVHESSYVDDGATIGEGTKIWHFCHVMAGAVVGERSSLGQNVVVMPGTRIGNNVKIQNNVSIYEGVELEDDVFCGPSCVFTNVLNPRSHVSRKHEYRRTLVRRGSSIGANATIVCGATLGEYAFIGAGAVVTSDVPAFGLMVGVPARRVGWVCRCGERLRLTGGHATCTACGTSYLERDGVLTLIASPEGQG, encoded by the coding sequence ATGGCGGGATTCTTCGTACACGAGTCGAGTTATGTCGATGACGGCGCCACCATCGGCGAAGGCACCAAGATCTGGCACTTCTGCCATGTGATGGCAGGTGCCGTGGTCGGGGAGCGGAGTTCCCTCGGTCAGAACGTGGTGGTGATGCCGGGGACCCGGATCGGCAACAACGTCAAGATCCAGAACAACGTCTCGATTTACGAAGGGGTCGAGCTCGAAGACGACGTCTTCTGCGGCCCGAGTTGCGTCTTCACCAACGTCCTGAACCCCCGCAGCCATGTCTCCCGCAAGCACGAGTACCGGCGGACCCTGGTTCGCCGCGGCTCGTCAATCGGCGCGAACGCCACCATCGTCTGCGGCGCCACGCTCGGCGAATACGCCTTTATCGGGGCGGGGGCGGTGGTGACGAGCGATGTCCCCGCCTTCGGGCTGATGGTGGGCGTCCCGGCCCGCCGGGTCGGCTGGGTCTGTCGCTGCGGCGAACGCCTCCGGCTGACCGGGGGGCACGCGACGTGCACTGCCTGCGGCACCAGCTACCTGGAGCGGGACGGGGTCCTGACGCTGATTGCTTCGCCCGAAGGGCAGGGGTAA
- a CDS encoding amidase, which translates to MSQSTDPAIERRAFLAHSLVGGAALLGLDRQQSPGDPLTAIPLPSEIAAAPDPLFERSVTELSAMMQRGELSARGLAERYLARIEAFDRRGAAVNAVIEANPEALAIADRADAEHRAGRSIGPLHGIPILIKDNIDTGDRMRTSAGSLALATSSAPRDAFIVERLRLAGAVLLGKTNLSEWANFRSTRATSGWSGRGGQTRNPYVLDRNPCGSSSGTGAAIAADFATIGIGTETDGSIICPSALCGLVGVKPTVGLWGRSGIIPISASQDTAGPMARSVADAAALLGALTGVDPRDRATLASKGHSRDDYQGQLDTAALKGARIGVARNLAGFHPEVDQRFDEAIRALRDAGAIIVDPANLVTAGTFDAAEGIVLDYEFKAGLNAYLATRGAGSPVRTLADLIAWNEQEKEREMPWFGQETFIRAQRVGALTDRKYLDARARCLLKSRTEGIDATMNRGRLDAIVLPSNQPAWTTDLLNGDHFTGGNTSFAAVAGYPSITVPMGLVHELPVGLSFIGRAWAEPRLLGLAYAFEQATQLRRSPRFLPTLG; encoded by the coding sequence GTGTCTCAGTCAACTGATCCTGCGATCGAGCGGCGGGCATTTCTCGCCCACTCCCTTGTCGGTGGCGCGGCGCTGCTCGGGCTCGACCGACAGCAATCGCCCGGTGACCCCCTCACGGCGATACCACTACCGTCCGAGATCGCCGCGGCACCGGATCCGCTTTTCGAACGAAGTGTGACGGAACTCTCCGCGATGATGCAGCGCGGCGAACTCTCGGCGCGTGGACTTGCCGAGCGCTACCTCGCCCGGATCGAGGCGTTCGACAGGCGAGGTGCCGCGGTCAACGCCGTCATCGAGGCCAACCCCGAGGCGCTCGCCATCGCCGACCGTGCCGACGCCGAACACCGCGCGGGCCGCTCCATTGGTCCGCTGCACGGGATTCCGATCCTCATCAAGGACAACATCGATACCGGTGACCGGATGCGGACGAGCGCCGGCTCGCTGGCGCTGGCCACGAGCAGCGCCCCCCGCGATGCGTTCATTGTCGAGCGGCTCCGCCTGGCTGGCGCCGTACTCCTCGGCAAGACCAACCTCAGTGAATGGGCCAACTTCCGGTCAACCCGTGCCACCAGTGGCTGGAGCGGACGCGGAGGTCAGACTCGCAACCCGTACGTCCTGGACCGGAACCCCTGCGGCTCATCGTCGGGAACGGGCGCGGCGATCGCGGCGGATTTCGCGACGATCGGGATCGGCACCGAGACAGACGGCTCGATTATTTGCCCATCGGCGCTCTGCGGATTGGTTGGCGTGAAGCCTACGGTGGGCCTCTGGGGCCGTTCGGGAATCATCCCGATATCGGCGAGCCAGGATACGGCGGGGCCGATGGCGCGTTCAGTCGCCGATGCCGCGGCACTCCTCGGCGCACTCACCGGCGTGGATCCGCGCGACCGCGCAACCCTTGCGAGCAAGGGGCACAGCCGCGACGACTATCAGGGCCAACTCGACACCGCAGCGCTCAAGGGCGCACGCATCGGGGTCGCCCGCAACCTGGCCGGCTTCCATCCGGAGGTCGATCAGCGATTCGATGAAGCGATCCGTGCGCTGCGCGATGCCGGCGCGATCATCGTCGATCCTGCCAACCTGGTGACCGCCGGCACTTTCGACGCCGCGGAAGGGATCGTGCTCGACTACGAATTCAAGGCGGGACTCAACGCCTATCTGGCGACCCGCGGGGCGGGGTCGCCCGTTCGTACTCTCGCCGACTTGATTGCGTGGAACGAGCAAGAGAAGGAGCGCGAGATGCCCTGGTTTGGTCAGGAGACCTTCATCCGGGCCCAGCGCGTCGGCGCGCTCACCGATCGGAAATACCTTGACGCCCGGGCCCGGTGTCTCCTGAAGAGCCGGACCGAAGGGATCGACGCCACGATGAACCGGGGCCGCCTGGACGCGATCGTGCTCCCCTCCAACCAGCCCGCGTGGACGACTGACCTGCTCAACGGCGACCATTTCACCGGCGGGAACACCTCGTTCGCCGCCGTCGCAGGATATCCCAGTATCACGGTGCCAATGGGTCTGGTCCACGAGCTTCCGGTCGGGCTCTCCTTCATCGGCCGCGCCTGGGCCGAACCGCGCCTGCTCGGCCTCGCATACGCCTTTGAACAGGCGACGCAGCTCCGCCGATCGCCGCGATTCCTGCCGACCCTGGGCTGA